A window of the candidate division KSB1 bacterium genome harbors these coding sequences:
- a CDS encoding MarR family transcriptional regulator, whose product MEKRLFELIMTVSAKCWATEQKIMDQLELSPAEFNGLLIMKEEEALPAFELSAKMGLSPSRGSRVIDRLAKQGYVSVTTAAEDRRRVNVALTSQGKQMQLRIGELMTECEARLLAALPPQAHEKVREALTLLAEVM is encoded by the coding sequence ATGGAAAAGCGACTCTTTGAACTCATTATGACGGTGAGCGCAAAATGTTGGGCCACCGAGCAAAAGATCATGGACCAGCTTGAGCTGTCGCCGGCCGAGTTCAATGGACTGCTCATCATGAAAGAAGAGGAGGCACTCCCGGCGTTCGAACTCTCGGCGAAAATGGGGCTCTCGCCGTCGCGGGGGAGTCGCGTGATCGACCGCTTGGCCAAACAGGGGTACGTTTCGGTGACCACTGCGGCCGAGGATCGCCGCCGCGTTAACGTGGCACTCACCAGCCAGGGGAAGCAGATGCAGCTCCGCATTGGCGAACTGATGACTGAATGCGAAGCGCGACTACTTGCTGCGCTGCCGCCGCAGGCGCACGAAAAGGTGCGCGAAGCGCTCACCTTGCTCGCTGAAGTGATGTAA
- a CDS encoding T9SS type A sorting domain-containing protein translates to MPGARLTAALSVLVASLATAGTCLKQVGSSSQTTQPAVQLDANDVCTWVINNGTLGRHPLTGNAGYEYPAGSGKTVVYASGLLISGVVNGEVRTACSHYNVEFQPGRILPGGAPDNPELPVYRIYKIRPGDSADPASPRYNPDYAEWPAAHGAPTNPDGSPLILGDATLWYVMNDANQHLHDVTYHTKPLNVEVQVLAWAFSCPAQALHSTIFVEYTIINKGSQPIDDTYVGIFADPDVGNASDDGSACDTALDLTYAYNRALSDPVYGLGVPAWGVMLLQGPIVPAAGETAHQFRRGLIRDAKNLRPCANMAYYCGHPVFYQPPYSRQGSYHLHYNMQGLDLAGAPLVDPTTGQVTTFMNSGDPIARTGWLDDLFTPPCDVYFMQATGPFSLAPLDTQRVVYAYSVDAGPDPLSSILALKSEACFARAAFLSGFSVEPSALFVELGGGNRPVIGLRVKVLSQTGVSAVKADFFDYRGLLLHRLPLYDDGMHEDGAPDDSVYANAWSAPPKDVGMHVDLLVLDGQGREHVFAHFLGGISLTERWRVLPPRTVADHVNSDGIPNPGEVVKFQVPVVNLFGEKVRALNVLAASWDPAVDFHLQGLRFEDVAPRDTVGAGTEYFLMSVKPGITEPKCVDFWLRLFDSAYRVVLDGFSLTIEPYAYVPNELTVHEVPRVSDAFFRVRVVDPARLTGHAYVITVCDSINEKKERGFNLWDQTAGLPLLTMHPLPDEYACNIPVTDGFKVVEAYLPKRELREVTYRDVPGGAPAGLASVSRGWGFFGGGVRLGGAPTGAFYEVELEFVNDIDTSGVIGAPHGQLAWRYVPGSGTLGSGPYRCPFLVWKVVAGQRRGLLNACFQELAVGPTSDLVWAPDASSTGGLELLYIMATDYDSSGALYLGKPLPRSEVLYEACLRLASPDARVDAGNVIVFDWEYPARPDAQFPFVPTRVEEYQPAVASIFRLYQNYPNPFNSGTTIRFALQRSGPITLRVWNAAGRQVAELCADWRSAGEHKVTWDGRDSRGNLVSSGVYFARLTAGQDVATIKMLLLR, encoded by the coding sequence ATGCCGGGTGCACGATTGACTGCTGCACTGTCGGTGTTGGTGGCGAGCCTGGCTACCGCCGGGACATGCCTCAAACAGGTGGGGTCATCTTCTCAGACAACGCAGCCTGCCGTGCAGTTGGACGCCAACGACGTATGCACGTGGGTCATCAACAACGGGACGTTGGGGCGGCACCCCCTCACCGGGAACGCCGGCTACGAGTATCCGGCCGGAAGCGGGAAGACAGTGGTGTACGCCTCGGGCCTGTTGATTTCCGGTGTAGTCAACGGAGAGGTACGCACCGCATGCTCCCACTACAATGTTGAGTTTCAGCCAGGACGAATCTTGCCCGGAGGCGCTCCTGATAACCCCGAACTGCCTGTCTATCGCATCTACAAGATAAGGCCTGGCGATTCCGCAGACCCTGCCAGTCCCCGCTACAACCCAGACTACGCCGAATGGCCGGCTGCCCATGGCGCTCCCACCAACCCGGATGGTTCCCCTCTGATTCTGGGGGATGCGACGCTCTGGTACGTCATGAACGACGCCAATCAGCACCTCCACGACGTCACGTATCACACGAAGCCGTTGAATGTGGAAGTGCAGGTGTTGGCCTGGGCTTTCTCGTGCCCCGCGCAGGCGCTTCATTCCACGATCTTCGTTGAGTACACAATCATCAACAAAGGCTCCCAGCCCATAGACGACACGTACGTGGGCATCTTCGCCGACCCAGACGTGGGCAACGCCAGTGACGACGGATCAGCATGCGATACCGCGCTCGACCTGACCTATGCCTACAACAGGGCGTTGTCCGATCCCGTGTACGGCCTGGGGGTGCCGGCGTGGGGAGTGATGCTGCTGCAGGGGCCTATAGTGCCAGCTGCAGGGGAGACGGCCCACCAGTTCCGGCGCGGTCTGATCCGCGACGCAAAGAACCTACGGCCGTGCGCCAACATGGCGTACTACTGTGGACACCCCGTCTTTTACCAACCGCCTTACAGTCGGCAGGGCAGCTACCACCTTCACTACAACATGCAGGGCCTGGACCTTGCAGGCGCACCGCTCGTGGATCCCACCACGGGTCAAGTGACAACGTTCATGAACTCGGGGGATCCGATCGCGCGCACTGGCTGGCTTGATGACCTCTTTACGCCGCCGTGCGATGTTTATTTCATGCAGGCCACAGGGCCGTTCTCCTTGGCACCTCTGGACACGCAGCGAGTGGTCTATGCCTATTCTGTCGACGCTGGTCCTGACCCCCTGAGTAGCATCTTGGCGTTGAAAAGCGAGGCGTGCTTTGCGCGCGCCGCGTTCCTCTCAGGTTTCTCGGTGGAACCGAGCGCACTCTTTGTTGAGCTTGGGGGTGGTAACCGTCCCGTGATAGGCCTGCGGGTCAAGGTGCTCAGCCAGACCGGCGTGAGCGCGGTCAAGGCCGACTTTTTTGACTACCGTGGTTTGCTGCTGCACCGGCTTCCGCTGTACGACGACGGCATGCATGAGGATGGCGCACCTGACGACAGCGTGTATGCGAATGCCTGGAGCGCTCCGCCTAAAGATGTCGGCATGCACGTTGACCTACTCGTGTTGGATGGGCAAGGTCGCGAGCATGTGTTCGCTCATTTTCTCGGTGGCATCAGTCTCACCGAGAGATGGCGGGTGTTGCCTCCACGCACAGTGGCCGACCATGTTAACAGCGACGGCATTCCCAATCCCGGCGAAGTGGTGAAGTTTCAGGTGCCCGTGGTCAACCTCTTCGGCGAAAAGGTGCGTGCCCTCAACGTGCTCGCGGCGAGCTGGGACCCTGCAGTTGATTTCCATCTCCAGGGGTTGCGTTTTGAGGATGTTGCTCCCCGGGACACTGTCGGCGCAGGTACGGAATATTTCCTGATGAGCGTGAAACCCGGGATCACAGAACCCAAGTGTGTGGACTTTTGGCTGCGACTCTTTGACAGCGCGTATCGCGTGGTTTTAGATGGCTTCTCCCTGACAATCGAGCCGTACGCCTATGTGCCCAATGAGCTGACCGTCCATGAGGTCCCGCGCGTCAGCGACGCTTTCTTTAGGGTGCGCGTGGTCGACCCGGCTCGTCTCACTGGCCATGCCTACGTCATCACGGTCTGTGACTCCATAAACGAGAAGAAAGAGCGGGGCTTCAACCTCTGGGACCAGACTGCCGGGCTTCCTCTGCTGACCATGCACCCGCTGCCTGATGAATACGCTTGCAACATCCCGGTGACGGACGGTTTCAAGGTAGTGGAAGCCTACCTCCCCAAACGTGAATTGCGCGAGGTCACTTACCGCGATGTGCCTGGCGGGGCGCCCGCAGGGTTAGCCAGTGTCAGTCGGGGCTGGGGCTTCTTCGGGGGTGGCGTGCGCCTTGGTGGCGCGCCCACTGGTGCGTTCTATGAAGTGGAATTGGAGTTCGTCAACGACATTGACACCTCTGGTGTGATTGGGGCTCCCCATGGGCAGCTTGCCTGGCGCTACGTGCCTGGCAGCGGCACCCTTGGCAGCGGACCGTATCGCTGTCCCTTCCTGGTTTGGAAGGTTGTTGCCGGGCAAAGAAGAGGGCTGCTCAACGCCTGTTTCCAGGAGTTGGCGGTGGGGCCGACCAGTGATCTTGTCTGGGCACCCGATGCCTCCTCTACCGGCGGATTGGAGCTGCTCTACATCATGGCCACCGACTATGATTCGTCGGGGGCACTCTACCTCGGGAAACCGCTCCCGCGGAGCGAAGTTCTCTACGAAGCGTGCCTGCGCCTCGCCTCCCCGGATGCCCGCGTCGATGCAGGTAACGTCATCGTTTTCGATTGGGAGTACCCGGCGCGGCCGGATGCCCAGTTCCCCTTTGTGCCGACCAGAGTGGAGGAGTATCAGCCGGCTGTGGCGAGCATCTTTAGGCTCTACCAGAACTACCCCAACCCCTTCAATTCTGGCACCACCATCCGCTTCGCCCTGCAGAGGTCGGGCCCAATCACCTTGCGGGTCTGGAACGCAGCCGGGAGGCAGGTGGCAGAGCTGTGCGCCGATTGGCGGTCGGCAGGCGAACACAAGGTGACCTGGGATGGGCGTGATAGTCGTGGGAATCTGGTGAGTTCGGGCGTGTACTTTGCCCGGCTCACTGCGGGACAAGATGTCGCAACAATCAAGATGCTCCTCCTCCGCTGA
- a CDS encoding Rho termination factor N-terminal domain-containing protein, whose product MAYTYSELKHKTVAELREIAKTLEHEAVQGYTQMNKEHLLVALCKALNIDMHEHRVAAIPEKTTIKMKIRALKRQRDEAIKAHKHKELQQIRRQIKRLKNRLRRAAAMG is encoded by the coding sequence ATGGCCTACACGTACTCGGAGCTGAAACACAAGACGGTGGCTGAGCTGAGAGAGATCGCAAAGACGCTCGAGCACGAGGCGGTACAGGGCTATACGCAGATGAACAAGGAGCATCTGCTGGTGGCCTTGTGCAAGGCGCTCAACATCGACATGCACGAGCACCGGGTGGCGGCGATACCGGAGAAGACGACCATCAAGATGAAGATTCGCGCGCTCAAGCGGCAACGGGATGAGGCAATCAAAGCCCACAAGCACAAAGAGCTGCAGCAGATCCGGCGGCAGATAAAGAGGCTGAAGAATCGCCTGCGGCGCGCGGCGGCAATGGGCTGA
- a CDS encoding FAD-binding oxidoreductase, whose translation MARLDRSYFQAFGNRVTFDEVERMLYGHDIAAMPALVRPFIGSTVPDLVVQPKDEAELTELVKWAYQRRIPVTPRGKASSGYGGVIPVKKGMVVDFYHMKDVIAIDPEAQTATVQPGITWEALDRKLKKHGFTLRLYPTSYPSSSVGGWLAQGGAGIGSYEYGYFRDNVVSARVVLPSGETRDLSGNDLDLVADMEGTTGILSQVTLRVKPDEELDVVAVACPDAHELQRFAQSVIDADLPIWAMVFINPRMAEMKNRAPLMEHYGHPIEERVILPAAYITTLAFRKEHSQQVRERLAQLLKPCQGEVLSERIARHEWEHRFKLMIVKRLGPSLVPAEVIVPLHSLGAVMTEIENKVHQPVVKEGVVIRRGVGGTPEVVILGFIPSDQRRLSYNFVFGLVMTIMNIAGKHGGRPYATGLYFASRGREILGKERRERARRFKKQVDPKGILNPRKVFGNGPFGALMRLASWFEPLIRPFGNTVITQVGERPSGEVRGMPPDVAWYAYGCSQCGYCIDECDQFYSRGWESQSPRGKWYWLRQFMEGKVDWNQKMVDTFLVCTTCELCNLRCSAALPIEPAWMKLRGKLVTDDRRMTFPPFEMMAAALRGQGNIWAGYRKNRAAWFPEDLRQKHGPQHTSKTVYFAGCTASYVEHDIGMASVRLLDAAGVDFSYLGQKENCCGTPMLVAGKWELFGEVMQRNIEAVKSAGADTVVTSCPACDMMWRQVYPTWAKKLGIDYGIVTRHYSEVIAGKLARGEFSFPNGKGKAKKVTWHDSCHIGRVSGVYEEPRQLIRALPGVELVEMEHNRAEAHCCGSVLTLIKEPPVAAEIGKVRLEEAMEAGAETVLSLCPCCELQLRVSATKKQLPLQVVDLARFAAAKLGYEFPDPNPEVQAQWAVFEAMIALMTPQGFAELMSSMWPELIDAMPLGMGPMMRLMGKVPGALTLMKPLFPLLFPKLLPVMMPKVMPVMLARVAERVPMPDYMREQMPELMPQVMQNLMPHMIGDMVPLVTQPMIDYLRGKTAVSP comes from the coding sequence ATGGCGCGTCTCGACAGAAGTTATTTTCAGGCGTTTGGCAACCGCGTGACCTTCGACGAAGTGGAGCGGATGCTTTACGGGCACGACATTGCCGCCATGCCGGCGCTGGTCAGACCGTTCATAGGAAGCACGGTCCCTGACCTCGTGGTGCAGCCGAAGGACGAGGCCGAGCTTACGGAATTGGTGAAGTGGGCCTACCAACGGCGCATCCCCGTTACGCCGCGCGGCAAAGCCTCCTCTGGCTACGGTGGGGTGATCCCTGTCAAGAAAGGGATGGTCGTCGATTTCTATCACATGAAGGACGTGATCGCAATAGACCCAGAGGCGCAGACCGCGACCGTGCAGCCCGGCATCACTTGGGAGGCGCTGGACCGCAAGCTGAAGAAACACGGCTTCACCTTGCGCCTCTATCCCACCAGTTACCCCTCTTCCAGTGTCGGAGGGTGGTTAGCACAGGGCGGCGCCGGGATAGGAAGCTACGAATACGGGTACTTCCGCGACAATGTGGTCTCTGCCCGTGTGGTGTTGCCTTCTGGTGAGACACGGGACCTGAGTGGAAACGACCTCGATCTGGTCGCCGACATGGAAGGCACAACGGGGATCCTCAGTCAGGTGACGCTGCGGGTCAAGCCTGACGAAGAGCTCGACGTCGTCGCCGTGGCCTGTCCTGATGCCCACGAGCTGCAGCGTTTCGCCCAGTCGGTGATTGACGCCGACCTGCCCATTTGGGCAATGGTGTTCATCAATCCGCGCATGGCCGAGATGAAGAATCGCGCGCCCCTCATGGAGCACTATGGTCATCCCATCGAGGAGCGGGTCATCCTGCCTGCGGCCTACATTACCACCCTGGCCTTCCGCAAAGAACACAGCCAGCAGGTGCGGGAGAGGTTAGCTCAACTGCTCAAACCTTGTCAAGGCGAAGTACTCAGCGAGCGCATCGCCCGCCACGAATGGGAGCATCGCTTCAAGCTGATGATTGTCAAGCGCCTTGGACCGTCTCTGGTCCCTGCGGAGGTCATCGTTCCCCTGCACAGCCTCGGGGCAGTGATGACCGAAATAGAAAACAAGGTTCACCAGCCGGTAGTGAAAGAGGGCGTGGTGATCAGGCGTGGAGTAGGGGGGACTCCTGAGGTGGTCATCCTCGGCTTTATCCCCAGCGACCAGCGACGTCTCAGCTACAACTTTGTCTTCGGGCTGGTGATGACCATTATGAACATTGCGGGCAAGCACGGCGGGCGCCCCTACGCCACGGGTCTGTACTTCGCAAGCCGCGGCCGCGAGATCCTTGGCAAGGAGCGCCGGGAGCGAGCACGCCGCTTCAAGAAACAGGTCGACCCAAAAGGGATCCTCAATCCCCGTAAGGTTTTCGGCAACGGCCCGTTCGGCGCCTTGATGCGCCTGGCCAGCTGGTTCGAACCGTTGATTAGACCTTTTGGCAACACCGTCATCACCCAGGTGGGAGAGCGCCCCAGTGGCGAGGTGCGTGGCATGCCGCCAGACGTAGCCTGGTATGCGTATGGCTGCTCGCAGTGCGGTTACTGCATCGACGAGTGCGATCAGTTCTACAGCCGCGGCTGGGAGAGCCAAAGCCCACGCGGCAAATGGTACTGGCTGCGGCAGTTCATGGAAGGGAAGGTTGACTGGAACCAGAAAATGGTGGACACCTTCCTGGTCTGCACGACCTGTGAGCTGTGCAATCTCCGTTGCTCGGCGGCGCTGCCCATCGAGCCGGCCTGGATGAAGCTCCGCGGCAAGCTGGTCACGGACGACCGTCGCATGACCTTCCCGCCCTTTGAAATGATGGCCGCCGCCTTGCGCGGGCAGGGGAACATTTGGGCAGGCTACCGCAAGAACCGGGCTGCCTGGTTCCCCGAGGACTTGCGGCAGAAACACGGCCCCCAACACACGAGCAAGACCGTCTACTTCGCCGGGTGCACGGCAAGCTATGTCGAGCACGATATCGGTATGGCCTCCGTCCGGCTTCTGGACGCCGCGGGTGTCGATTTCTCCTACCTCGGCCAAAAGGAGAACTGCTGCGGTACCCCGATGCTGGTGGCAGGCAAGTGGGAACTCTTTGGCGAGGTGATGCAGCGCAACATCGAAGCAGTCAAGAGCGCCGGTGCCGACACGGTGGTTACCTCGTGCCCTGCCTGCGACATGATGTGGCGGCAAGTCTACCCCACGTGGGCCAAGAAACTGGGCATCGACTATGGTATCGTGACGCGCCACTATTCAGAGGTCATCGCCGGAAAACTGGCAAGGGGCGAATTCTCGTTCCCCAACGGCAAGGGCAAGGCAAAGAAGGTGACTTGGCACGACTCCTGCCACATCGGTCGTGTCTCTGGGGTGTACGAGGAACCGCGCCAGCTCATCAGAGCACTGCCTGGGGTGGAGCTGGTGGAGATGGAGCACAACCGGGCCGAGGCGCACTGCTGTGGGAGCGTGCTGACGCTGATCAAAGAGCCACCGGTCGCAGCGGAGATTGGCAAGGTGCGGCTCGAGGAGGCGATGGAAGCCGGCGCGGAAACCGTGCTCAGCCTCTGTCCCTGCTGCGAGCTTCAGCTGCGCGTCAGCGCCACCAAGAAGCAGCTGCCCTTGCAAGTCGTCGACCTTGCTCGCTTCGCCGCGGCCAAACTCGGGTACGAGTTCCCAGACCCAAATCCCGAAGTACAGGCGCAGTGGGCGGTGTTCGAGGCGATGATCGCCCTCATGACGCCGCAGGGTTTTGCCGAACTCATGAGCAGCATGTGGCCGGAGTTGATCGACGCCATGCCGTTGGGCATGGGGCCGATGATGCGCCTCATGGGCAAGGTGCCAGGGGCCTTGACGCTGATGAAGCCCTTGTTCCCGCTGCTCTTCCCCAAGTTGTTGCCGGTGATGATGCCCAAGGTGATGCCGGTCATGCTTGCACGCGTGGCCGAGCGCGTCCCAATGCCTGACTACATGCGCGAGCAAATGCCGGAACTGATGCCCCAGGTCATGCAGAACCTCATGCCGCACATGATTGGCGATATGGTGCCGCTGGTCACCCAGCCCATGATCGACTATCTGCGTGGCAAGACGGCAGTCAGCCCCTAG
- a CDS encoding sugar ABC transporter ATP-binding protein translates to MAAQVTGTPRLVMHGIAKRFGATVALAGVDFDLQAGETHALVGENGAGKSTLMKILAGALSPDAGCMQLDGSPYCPRNPHEARRAGVAMIYQELALAPHLTVEENIVLGAEPTSWGLLRRNEMRRIAVQALSHFGGQSIPADVPVSRLTVNAKQLVEIARALAVGCTVLILDEPTSSLSRDETDRLFAILRTLKERGLSIVYISHFLEEVQQIADRLTVLRDGMVVGTHPLSEVTTEQMVRMMVGREVDELYPHSPRTKGALVLEVRALSGRQKPVQASLELHRGEVVGIAGLIGAGRTELLRVIFGLDPVRSGQVRVGVHCGPASPVRRWAEGVGFLSEDRKEEGLVPHFGVAENLLLSKLGQLRALSVTPLRKRRLEAEAIIRPLGIRCSSPDQKVVHLSGGNQQKVALGRLLAHDVDVLLLDEPTKGVDVAAKATIYQIIDGLATGRLSPDGRPKAILLVSSYLPELMGICDRIAVMHRGRLGPALPVEVLDEHRLMHAATVNEAGT, encoded by the coding sequence ATGGCTGCGCAAGTGACAGGCACGCCTCGCCTGGTGATGCACGGCATTGCCAAGCGCTTCGGTGCCACCGTTGCCCTGGCGGGCGTCGATTTTGACCTGCAGGCCGGGGAGACCCATGCCCTGGTCGGCGAGAACGGCGCCGGCAAGAGCACGCTGATGAAGATCCTGGCAGGGGCCCTCTCGCCCGACGCGGGGTGCATGCAGTTGGATGGGTCACCTTATTGCCCTCGCAACCCGCATGAGGCGCGACGGGCTGGCGTAGCCATGATCTACCAAGAGTTGGCCTTGGCGCCGCACCTGACCGTCGAAGAGAACATCGTTTTGGGGGCCGAGCCCACAAGCTGGGGCCTGCTACGCCGCAATGAAATGCGCAGGATCGCCGTGCAAGCGCTTAGCCATTTTGGCGGGCAGAGCATCCCCGCGGATGTCCCCGTGAGTCGTTTGACGGTCAACGCTAAGCAACTGGTGGAGATTGCCCGCGCCTTGGCCGTTGGCTGCACGGTGTTGATCCTTGACGAACCCACGAGCAGCCTCTCCCGCGACGAGACCGACCGCCTCTTCGCCATCCTGCGAACTCTGAAGGAGCGAGGCCTGTCCATTGTCTACATCTCCCATTTCCTGGAGGAGGTGCAGCAGATAGCCGACCGGCTCACCGTACTCAGAGACGGGATGGTTGTGGGCACCCACCCGCTTTCGGAGGTGACCACCGAGCAGATGGTGCGGATGATGGTGGGACGCGAGGTGGATGAGCTCTACCCCCACTCTCCTCGTACAAAAGGTGCGCTCGTGCTTGAGGTCCGCGCCTTGAGCGGCCGCCAGAAGCCAGTTCAGGCATCGCTCGAGCTTCACCGGGGAGAAGTGGTGGGGATCGCCGGCCTGATCGGCGCTGGCAGGACTGAGCTGCTCCGGGTCATCTTCGGGCTGGATCCCGTGCGCTCAGGGCAAGTTCGCGTGGGGGTGCATTGTGGACCTGCTTCGCCGGTGCGGCGCTGGGCAGAAGGGGTCGGTTTCTTGAGCGAGGACCGCAAGGAAGAGGGCCTGGTTCCCCATTTCGGCGTTGCCGAGAATCTCCTGCTGAGCAAGTTGGGGCAATTGCGGGCACTGAGCGTAACGCCGCTGCGCAAGCGCCGGCTGGAGGCCGAGGCGATCATTCGCCCATTGGGCATCCGCTGCAGCAGCCCAGACCAGAAGGTTGTGCACCTTTCCGGCGGCAACCAGCAGAAGGTGGCTCTGGGGCGACTGCTGGCCCACGACGTGGATGTCCTGCTCTTGGACGAGCCGACCAAGGGAGTCGATGTTGCCGCCAAGGCGACAATCTATCAAATCATCGATGGCCTGGCCACTGGGCGTCTGAGTCCAGACGGGCGGCCAAAAGCGATTCTGTTGGTGAGCAGCTATCTGCCGGAGCTCATGGGAATTTGCGATCGTATCGCCGTCATGCATCGCGGGCGACTCGGCCCCGCGCTGCCGGTCGAGGTGCTCGACGAGCACAGGCTCATGCACGCGGCAACAGTGAACGAGGCAGGGACATGA
- a CDS encoding ABC transporter permease → MRSGTTEATQSRPGVLSRPGLLLSNLGPFLGLLFVFGLFAALNPKIATLAALETIVQQTVIVGVAAIGMTMVIVSGGIDLSAGSIISLGSVVVALLMVSAGVSPFFAALGGVLAGMLCGAVNGLVITRLRVVPFIVTLGTLLIVRGLAKGLAHSMPINVEQTWLNELLAALPPERKWMLVPPGAWLMVALAVLVACFLRYTPLGRRIFAVGSNEQAARLCGVAVERVKTFVYVATGAFSGLAGVMLMSYQEQGDPTAAVGLELDVIAAVVIGGGSLSGGEGSILGTLVGAVTMTVIRTGCHLNGWPTWLTQVVTGIVIVAAVAVDRLRHRR, encoded by the coding sequence ATGAGGAGCGGGACAACAGAGGCCACGCAATCGCGCCCGGGTGTTCTCTCTCGGCCCGGTCTTTTGCTCAGCAACCTGGGCCCATTTCTCGGGCTGCTCTTCGTGTTCGGCCTGTTTGCCGCGCTCAATCCCAAGATCGCCACCCTGGCGGCCTTGGAGACTATTGTCCAACAGACCGTCATCGTCGGCGTGGCAGCCATCGGCATGACCATGGTGATTGTGTCAGGTGGCATTGACCTTTCGGCCGGCTCGATTATCTCGCTCGGCTCGGTGGTGGTTGCGCTGCTCATGGTCTCGGCAGGCGTGAGCCCGTTCTTCGCCGCGCTTGGCGGTGTGCTGGCGGGCATGCTCTGCGGTGCGGTCAACGGATTGGTGATCACACGTCTGCGCGTCGTGCCGTTCATCGTCACCTTGGGGACGCTGCTCATCGTCAGGGGGCTTGCCAAGGGGCTCGCACACAGCATGCCCATCAACGTGGAGCAGACCTGGCTAAATGAATTGCTCGCTGCCTTGCCGCCCGAGCGGAAGTGGATGTTGGTGCCGCCCGGGGCGTGGCTCATGGTGGCATTGGCAGTGCTTGTCGCATGCTTCCTCCGCTATACACCATTGGGGCGTCGCATCTTTGCCGTGGGTTCAAACGAGCAAGCCGCGCGCCTCTGTGGCGTGGCAGTGGAGAGGGTCAAGACGTTCGTGTACGTGGCAACCGGGGCGTTCTCAGGGCTGGCCGGAGTGATGCTCATGTCCTACCAGGAGCAAGGCGATCCAACTGCTGCCGTCGGCCTGGAGCTTGATGTGATCGCGGCAGTGGTCATCGGCGGGGGCAGCCTTTCGGGTGGCGAGGGGTCGATTCTCGGCACCTTGGTGGGCGCAGTGACCATGACGGTCATACGCACCGGGTGCCATCTCAACGGATGGCCTACGTGGTTGACGCAGGTGGTGACCGGTATAGTGATCGTCGCAGCCGTAGCAGTGGACCGACTGCGGCATAGGCGGTAG